A section of the Hevea brasiliensis isolate MT/VB/25A 57/8 chromosome 17, ASM3005281v1, whole genome shotgun sequence genome encodes:
- the LOC110658219 gene encoding uncharacterized protein LOC110658219 isoform X3, with the protein MENMQYAEELVREFLVFRGFTNALQAFEMELSTDIGKGFQVDKILDLIFSIYIPKFQAEKLVGLLRFFKQCFSSVSEAVLLSTLSKLEVSILRYYIVCAVQSGRKDKVVEFFGMNGNDLLQRGGDWTPWFAIPYLKNPSLDPQFRIYFSKEWYEALRLSVRNFFSEIFSGTRIPALLRISSEKNTIKHLNNDIKQLNMKLSQLQALFEEKEAQLCRLRSNGNNAASILDSNVGQGNNSTPSSAMRTVETCVSAIPSISETEQAQERATGGPANGSSSIARIDIEEGKPNDAIQMIHSSPCNDNGREMLDEEEFPEVKVEFQETFLGHTSPISRCRFSASGNNIASASVDGTVRIWTYDSSTPTSRNATIYCGAEIMSLDWDCKSDRLLLIGTADGGIKAWNVDAKRVVCDLNTSEAFPRHLIRKSVSAIPFFFFFVLALTILVLCSVLDLKCSPVEPVFVSAAASRKQGSNYLDSLGFASLTVWNMKTWRAMTVLPLGEDPPAITSLCFNHNGKILAAAATDGMIHMFDMSAGLQITGWPAHDSAINSILFGPDETSIFSLGSDGKIFEWSLQNQGHVLWSRNCSRFCDPETSKYYRHEMGLDANGRRLLVTSGAVRAPIYQVRGYMDGWRTLPHSAAITTVDWHPTLPIFLTGSADNSVRVTLLS; encoded by the exons ATGGAGAATATGCAGTACGCGGAGGAGCTGGTAAGGGAATTTCTAGTTTTTAGAGGGTTTACTAATGCTCTGCAGGCTTTCGAGATGGAATTATCCACGGATATTGGTAAAGGGTTTCAAGTAGATAAGATATTAGACTTAATCTTCTCCATATACATTCCCAAATTTCAAGCAGAGAAATTGGTCGGTCTGCTTAGGTTCTTCAAGCAGTGTTTTTCTTCGGTATCTGAGGCTGTACTTCTTTCTACTTTATCGAAGCTGGAGGTTTCGATTCTTCGTTATTATATCGTTTGCGCGGTGCAATCAGGAAGGAAAGATAAAGTAGTGGAATTTTTtggaatgaatggaaatgatttgCTGCAAAGAGGTGGTGATTGGACTCCTTGGTTTG CTATTCCGTATTTGAAGAACCCCAGCTTGGATCCTCAGTTTCGCATTTATTTCTCTAAGGAGTGGTATGAAGCATTGCGCCTTTCTGTGAGGAATTTCTTCAGTGAGATCTTCAGTGGTACTC GCATCCCTGCCCTGTTGAGGATCAGTTCAGAGAAGAACACAATCAAGCATCTCAACAACGACATCAAGCAACTTAACATGAAGCTATCGCAACTTCAGGCTTTATTTGAGGAGAAAGAGGCTCAGTTGTGCAGGTTGAGGAG TAATGGCAACAATGCTGCATCTATATTGGATTCTAATGTGGGACAAGGCAACAATTCAACCCCATCAAGTGCTATGAGGACTGTGGAAACTTGTGTTTCTGCTATCCCTAGTATAAGTGAAACTGAGCAGGCTCAAGAAAGGGCCACTGGTGGACCTGCCAATGGTTCAAGTTCTATAGCAAGAATTGACATTGAAGAAGGCAAACCTAATGATGCCATTCAAATGATCCATAGTAGCCCTTGCAATG ACAATGGCAGGGAAATGCTGGATGAAGAAGAATTCCCTGAAGTGAAAGTAGAATTCCAG GAGACATTTTTGGGCCACACAAGTCCAATAAGTCGATGTCGATTTTCTGCTTCTGGGAACAATATAGCTAGTGCTTCTGTTGATGGAACTGTTAG GATATGGACATATGACTCATCAACTCCAACATCTAGAAATGCAACTATATATTGTGGGGCGGAGATTATGTCTCTTGATTGGGACTGTAAATCCGACCGCTTG CTTCTCATAGGCACTGCTGATGGTGGTATCAAAGCATGGAATGTCGATGCAAAGCGAGTTGTTTGTGATCTCAATACAAGTGAAGCATTTCCCAGGCACTTAATTAGAAAATCTGTGTCTgcaatcccttttttttttttctttgttcttgCTCTTACTATTCTTGTTTTATGCAGTGTCTTGGATCTGAAGTGTAGTCCTGTAGAACCAGTTTTTGTTTCTGCAGCAGCATCCAGAAA GCAGGGCTCAAACTATCTTGACAGTTTGGGATTTGCTTCCTTAACTGTATGGAACATGAAGACATGGAGGGCTATG ACAGTTCTTCCTCTTGGTGAGGATCCACCTGCAATTACTTCCCTATGCTTCAATCACAATGGGAAGATTTTAGCAGCTGCTGCAACTGATGGAATGATCCACATGTTTG ACATGTCTGCTGGTCTACAAATTACTGGGTGGCCTGCACATGATTCTGCGATAAATTCTATTCTTTTTGGGCCAGATGAGACTAGCATTTTCAGCTTGGGTTCAGATGGGAAG ATTTTTGAATGGAGCTTGCAAAACCAAGGTCATGTTCTTTGGTCAAGGAATTGTAGCAG GTTTTGTGACCCTGAGACCTCAAAATATTATAGACATGAAATGGGTTTGGATGCAAATGGAAGGAGACTATTGGTAACATCTGGTGCAGTACGAGCACCCATATATCAG GTCCGGGGATATATGGATGGTTGGAGAACTCTTCCACACAGTGCAGCTATAACAACGGTGGATTGGCACCCAACTTTACCCATTTTCTTGACTGGTTCAGCTGATAACTCGGTTCGAGTAACATTATTATCATGA
- the LOC110658219 gene encoding uncharacterized protein LOC110658219 isoform X2 → MENMQYAEELVREFLVFRGFTNALQAFEMELSTDIGKGFQVDKILDLIFSIYIPKFQAEKLVGLLRFFKQCFSSVSEAVLLSTLSKLEVSILRYYIVCAVQSGRKDKVVEFFGMNGNDLLQRGGDWTPWFAIPYLKNPSLDPQFRIYFSKEWYEALRLSVRNFFSEIFSGTRIPALLRISSEKNTIKHLNNDIKQLNMKLSQLQALFEEKEAQLCRLRSNGNNAASILDSNVGQGNNSTPSSAMRTVETCVSAIPSISETEQAQERATGGPANGSSSIARIDIEEGKPNDAIQMIHSSPCNGREMLDEEEFPEVKVEFQETFLGHTSPISRCRFSASGNNIASASVDGTVRIWTYDSSTPTSRNATIYCGAEIMSLDWDCKSDRLLLIGTADGGIKAWNVDAKRVVCDLNTSEAFPSVLDLKCSPVEPVFVSAAASRKQGSNYLDSLGFASLTVWNMKTWRAMTVLPLGEDPPAITSLCFNHNGKILAAAATDGMIHMFDMSAGLQITGWPAHDSAINSILFGPDETSIFSLGSDGKIFEWSLQNQGHVLWSRNCSRFCDPETSKYYRHEMGLDANGRRLLVTSGAVRAPIYQVRGYMDGWRTLPHSAAITTVDWHPTLPIFLTGSADNSVRVTLLS, encoded by the exons ATGGAGAATATGCAGTACGCGGAGGAGCTGGTAAGGGAATTTCTAGTTTTTAGAGGGTTTACTAATGCTCTGCAGGCTTTCGAGATGGAATTATCCACGGATATTGGTAAAGGGTTTCAAGTAGATAAGATATTAGACTTAATCTTCTCCATATACATTCCCAAATTTCAAGCAGAGAAATTGGTCGGTCTGCTTAGGTTCTTCAAGCAGTGTTTTTCTTCGGTATCTGAGGCTGTACTTCTTTCTACTTTATCGAAGCTGGAGGTTTCGATTCTTCGTTATTATATCGTTTGCGCGGTGCAATCAGGAAGGAAAGATAAAGTAGTGGAATTTTTtggaatgaatggaaatgatttgCTGCAAAGAGGTGGTGATTGGACTCCTTGGTTTG CTATTCCGTATTTGAAGAACCCCAGCTTGGATCCTCAGTTTCGCATTTATTTCTCTAAGGAGTGGTATGAAGCATTGCGCCTTTCTGTGAGGAATTTCTTCAGTGAGATCTTCAGTGGTACTC GCATCCCTGCCCTGTTGAGGATCAGTTCAGAGAAGAACACAATCAAGCATCTCAACAACGACATCAAGCAACTTAACATGAAGCTATCGCAACTTCAGGCTTTATTTGAGGAGAAAGAGGCTCAGTTGTGCAGGTTGAGGAG TAATGGCAACAATGCTGCATCTATATTGGATTCTAATGTGGGACAAGGCAACAATTCAACCCCATCAAGTGCTATGAGGACTGTGGAAACTTGTGTTTCTGCTATCCCTAGTATAAGTGAAACTGAGCAGGCTCAAGAAAGGGCCACTGGTGGACCTGCCAATGGTTCAAGTTCTATAGCAAGAATTGACATTGAAGAAGGCAAACCTAATGATGCCATTCAAATGATCCATAGTAGCCCTTGCAATGGTAG GGAAATGCTGGATGAAGAAGAATTCCCTGAAGTGAAAGTAGAATTCCAG GAGACATTTTTGGGCCACACAAGTCCAATAAGTCGATGTCGATTTTCTGCTTCTGGGAACAATATAGCTAGTGCTTCTGTTGATGGAACTGTTAG GATATGGACATATGACTCATCAACTCCAACATCTAGAAATGCAACTATATATTGTGGGGCGGAGATTATGTCTCTTGATTGGGACTGTAAATCCGACCGCTTG CTTCTCATAGGCACTGCTGATGGTGGTATCAAAGCATGGAATGTCGATGCAAAGCGAGTTGTTTGTGATCTCAATACAAGTGAAGCATTTCCCAG TGTCTTGGATCTGAAGTGTAGTCCTGTAGAACCAGTTTTTGTTTCTGCAGCAGCATCCAGAAA GCAGGGCTCAAACTATCTTGACAGTTTGGGATTTGCTTCCTTAACTGTATGGAACATGAAGACATGGAGGGCTATG ACAGTTCTTCCTCTTGGTGAGGATCCACCTGCAATTACTTCCCTATGCTTCAATCACAATGGGAAGATTTTAGCAGCTGCTGCAACTGATGGAATGATCCACATGTTTG ACATGTCTGCTGGTCTACAAATTACTGGGTGGCCTGCACATGATTCTGCGATAAATTCTATTCTTTTTGGGCCAGATGAGACTAGCATTTTCAGCTTGGGTTCAGATGGGAAG ATTTTTGAATGGAGCTTGCAAAACCAAGGTCATGTTCTTTGGTCAAGGAATTGTAGCAG GTTTTGTGACCCTGAGACCTCAAAATATTATAGACATGAAATGGGTTTGGATGCAAATGGAAGGAGACTATTGGTAACATCTGGTGCAGTACGAGCACCCATATATCAG GTCCGGGGATATATGGATGGTTGGAGAACTCTTCCACACAGTGCAGCTATAACAACGGTGGATTGGCACCCAACTTTACCCATTTTCTTGACTGGTTCAGCTGATAACTCGGTTCGAGTAACATTATTATCATGA
- the LOC110658219 gene encoding uncharacterized protein LOC110658219 isoform X1 — protein MENMQYAEELVREFLVFRGFTNALQAFEMELSTDIGKGFQVDKILDLIFSIYIPKFQAEKLVGLLRFFKQCFSSVSEAVLLSTLSKLEVSILRYYIVCAVQSGRKDKVVEFFGMNGNDLLQRGGDWTPWFAIPYLKNPSLDPQFRIYFSKEWYEALRLSVRNFFSEIFSGTRIPALLRISSEKNTIKHLNNDIKQLNMKLSQLQALFEEKEAQLCRLRSNGNNAASILDSNVGQGNNSTPSSAMRTVETCVSAIPSISETEQAQERATGGPANGSSSIARIDIEEGKPNDAIQMIHSSPCNDNGREMLDEEEFPEVKVEFQETFLGHTSPISRCRFSASGNNIASASVDGTVRIWTYDSSTPTSRNATIYCGAEIMSLDWDCKSDRLLLIGTADGGIKAWNVDAKRVVCDLNTSEAFPSVLDLKCSPVEPVFVSAAASRKQGSNYLDSLGFASLTVWNMKTWRAMTVLPLGEDPPAITSLCFNHNGKILAAAATDGMIHMFDMSAGLQITGWPAHDSAINSILFGPDETSIFSLGSDGKIFEWSLQNQGHVLWSRNCSRFCDPETSKYYRHEMGLDANGRRLLVTSGAVRAPIYQVRGYMDGWRTLPHSAAITTVDWHPTLPIFLTGSADNSVRVTLLS, from the exons ATGGAGAATATGCAGTACGCGGAGGAGCTGGTAAGGGAATTTCTAGTTTTTAGAGGGTTTACTAATGCTCTGCAGGCTTTCGAGATGGAATTATCCACGGATATTGGTAAAGGGTTTCAAGTAGATAAGATATTAGACTTAATCTTCTCCATATACATTCCCAAATTTCAAGCAGAGAAATTGGTCGGTCTGCTTAGGTTCTTCAAGCAGTGTTTTTCTTCGGTATCTGAGGCTGTACTTCTTTCTACTTTATCGAAGCTGGAGGTTTCGATTCTTCGTTATTATATCGTTTGCGCGGTGCAATCAGGAAGGAAAGATAAAGTAGTGGAATTTTTtggaatgaatggaaatgatttgCTGCAAAGAGGTGGTGATTGGACTCCTTGGTTTG CTATTCCGTATTTGAAGAACCCCAGCTTGGATCCTCAGTTTCGCATTTATTTCTCTAAGGAGTGGTATGAAGCATTGCGCCTTTCTGTGAGGAATTTCTTCAGTGAGATCTTCAGTGGTACTC GCATCCCTGCCCTGTTGAGGATCAGTTCAGAGAAGAACACAATCAAGCATCTCAACAACGACATCAAGCAACTTAACATGAAGCTATCGCAACTTCAGGCTTTATTTGAGGAGAAAGAGGCTCAGTTGTGCAGGTTGAGGAG TAATGGCAACAATGCTGCATCTATATTGGATTCTAATGTGGGACAAGGCAACAATTCAACCCCATCAAGTGCTATGAGGACTGTGGAAACTTGTGTTTCTGCTATCCCTAGTATAAGTGAAACTGAGCAGGCTCAAGAAAGGGCCACTGGTGGACCTGCCAATGGTTCAAGTTCTATAGCAAGAATTGACATTGAAGAAGGCAAACCTAATGATGCCATTCAAATGATCCATAGTAGCCCTTGCAATG ACAATGGCAGGGAAATGCTGGATGAAGAAGAATTCCCTGAAGTGAAAGTAGAATTCCAG GAGACATTTTTGGGCCACACAAGTCCAATAAGTCGATGTCGATTTTCTGCTTCTGGGAACAATATAGCTAGTGCTTCTGTTGATGGAACTGTTAG GATATGGACATATGACTCATCAACTCCAACATCTAGAAATGCAACTATATATTGTGGGGCGGAGATTATGTCTCTTGATTGGGACTGTAAATCCGACCGCTTG CTTCTCATAGGCACTGCTGATGGTGGTATCAAAGCATGGAATGTCGATGCAAAGCGAGTTGTTTGTGATCTCAATACAAGTGAAGCATTTCCCAG TGTCTTGGATCTGAAGTGTAGTCCTGTAGAACCAGTTTTTGTTTCTGCAGCAGCATCCAGAAA GCAGGGCTCAAACTATCTTGACAGTTTGGGATTTGCTTCCTTAACTGTATGGAACATGAAGACATGGAGGGCTATG ACAGTTCTTCCTCTTGGTGAGGATCCACCTGCAATTACTTCCCTATGCTTCAATCACAATGGGAAGATTTTAGCAGCTGCTGCAACTGATGGAATGATCCACATGTTTG ACATGTCTGCTGGTCTACAAATTACTGGGTGGCCTGCACATGATTCTGCGATAAATTCTATTCTTTTTGGGCCAGATGAGACTAGCATTTTCAGCTTGGGTTCAGATGGGAAG ATTTTTGAATGGAGCTTGCAAAACCAAGGTCATGTTCTTTGGTCAAGGAATTGTAGCAG GTTTTGTGACCCTGAGACCTCAAAATATTATAGACATGAAATGGGTTTGGATGCAAATGGAAGGAGACTATTGGTAACATCTGGTGCAGTACGAGCACCCATATATCAG GTCCGGGGATATATGGATGGTTGGAGAACTCTTCCACACAGTGCAGCTATAACAACGGTGGATTGGCACCCAACTTTACCCATTTTCTTGACTGGTTCAGCTGATAACTCGGTTCGAGTAACATTATTATCATGA